AGATATCTAACATTCCAATGGTGGAACATAGAGTATAAAGATTATGTCCTTTATCATCTAGTATGAGAAAGAAGATAAAATCTGGAGCAGCCAAGCAAAAGAAATGATGGAAGAATAGAAACAGACACTctcacgtgtgtgtttgtgtttgtgtgtgagtgtgtgtgtgtgtgtgtgtgtgtgtgtgtgtgtggttaaagAAGGAAAATATCTTAAAGTAGCATGTAtagatgtttatatattttttggcAAATGGAACCTGTCACTCTCATGAAAAGGAATAAAAGCACTGTTATTTTCACAGCTAGGTACATACAGGTTATATATCAATCACAAGAAGCAAATAATCATAAGCAGGATAATCAGATGTGAAAATTTATTGATAAAAATTAgtattaatatttgaaattatttatgGAATAAGGCAAGAATTCACACATGAATGCCTGCATCTTCTTTCATTAGAATGAAGATTGAAATAGCATCTTTGCAGCATGTACCTCTGCATGCCAGAAGACATCACAtaccattatagatggctgtgttggctgggcattgaactcaggacctctaaaacTAGGGacatgtacagagggtcaggaaattgaaggGAGGTGTGTAGTGGGGGATGTGGAACAGggagtagccaccagaaagtcccaggtgctaagaaagcaagaggctcccaagaactAGTGGGGATAACATGAGtggaaatgcccaacaaagaagagagagaacctTTAGAGACAGTATGAAGTTTAGACAttgcccccagttgagggataggggccacccactcatctcaaaaattttagaattgctcctgtctaaagaaaatacaaggacaacaagaggagcagagactggaggaaaggccatccagagactgacccacctggggatccatcccatttgctgccaccaaacccagacattattgctgatacTAAGAAGAACTTGCAGACTGGAGCCTGGTGTAGCTGTCtcttgccagagcctgaccaatacagatgtgaatgcttgcagccaaccattgaactgggcATGCGAACCacaatgaaggagttaggggaggATTGAGGTGCTGAAAgggtctgcaaccccataggaagaacaacaatatcaaccaaccaggctccccagagcttccagggactaaaccaccaaccaaagaatacacatggagagacccttggctccagctacatatgtagcagaggatggccttatatgCCATCATTGGGAGGGAaggtctttggtcctgtgaagtcttgttgccccagtgtaagggaatgctagggcagtgaggcagaagcgggtgggtgggtgggtgggtgggtgggggaacactctcacagaagcaggaggagggaggatgtcATAGGATGTTTGCCaaggggaaaccagaaagataacatttgaaatgtaaataaatcaaataaccaataaaacaacaaaaaacataaaagaacgAAGACTGGTTCTCTTCATGAgatgtttatttaaaatgtaaagagaTGGTAAAAACAAACCAGGTGAATATAATTAGGTAGTGTCATAAACAGAGTCTATAAATCTTTCACATTCATTTCCTCATCCTAAAcattcacaaaggaaaaacaaTAGAAGAAACAAATTTTTAACCCACTTAAAAATGTTGTAGAAATTTAAAATCATTACTTTTTAAAcaccaaataaatataaaaataaatatagattaAATTACACTGATTGTTTATTACACTAGATTCAATAAAGTGGAAATCTTACAAGACAGCTGAGCATGAGTCGGTAAATTTACATCTCAAAGCATGATTTACATTTAAGTGGCATAAAACTGGACCGCTTATGGTTAAGTGGATCAATAGCCTGCTCCTGCAAAACCAAGTTGGCTCTAGCACCCAAGTGGTAGCCAACAACCATTTATAACTCAAGTGTCAGAAGACAGAATGTCTTTTTCTGGTCTACAtgtgcaccaggcacacatgaatgttgtacatatatacaattaTCTAAATCATTCATATAGAAAAGAATCTGTACAGAAGAATATTTATACTTTGTGTTATGATATGCCATTGAAATGTGCGCAGATTTTTTAATTgccttatatatttttattagatgAGCAATTTATGAACTgaaatgacctttttttttttcggagctggggaccgaacccagggccttgctcttgctaggcaagcgctctaccactgagctaaatcctcaacccctctgaAATGACCTTTTAATAATTTAGTATAACCCATAAACAAATATTGGTTCACATTTCAAATTCTAAGATAGTATAGTATCAATAAGTTTGTGTTATATTTTTTGAAGTTACTCTATTTCCTAACTATTAAATCAACTATTTGAAATCATCAAGTTCTTTTTAACTTGCAGTGACATGGTTTGTTACAAAAAGAGTTTTCTGTCAATGACTCTCAGAAGAGCATTTTTCACATCTTTGTTTCTCAGACTGTAGATCAGTGGGTTCAGCATGGGAATGACAATGGTGTAGAATACAGAGGCTACCTGAGCTTGGGTGAGGGATGATGTGTTATCAGGTTGCAAATAGGTGAAAATCAAGGAGCCATAGAAGACAGTGACACCTGTGAGGTGAGAGGCACATGTAGAAAAAGCCTTGCACCTGCCAGCTGCTGACTGAATCTTAAGGATGGCTGAGATGATGGTCAGATAAGTGAAAGTAATGATGAGAAGAGAACTGAGGAGTGTGAAACCAGCTAGAACAAAGATCACCAATTCTGTGTTGAAGGCATCTACACAGGACAGGGCTAAAAGAGCTGTGGTGTCACAAAAGAAATGATTAATATAGGGATCACAGAGAGGCAAACTGCTTATCACACAGATGGATATCAGAGAATTTGTGAAGCCTATCATGTATGGTATTACTGCCAGCCAGTTGCACACCTTCTGGGACATAATCACAGAATATAGTAAGGGATTGCAGATTGCTACATAGCGATCATAAGCCATGGATCCCAGAAGGAAACACTCACTGCACACTAAACCGACAAAGAAGTACATCTGAACAAAGCAGCCTACAAATGATATTGATTTCTGTGTGGACTGGAAATCAACTAGTGCCTTGGGTGTCACAGTGGAGGAATAAAATATGTCAATGAATGCTAAATTGCTAAGGAAAAAGTACATAGGAGTATGAAGCTGGGAGTCAATTCTAATTAACATGATCAACCCAATGTTGCCCCACACAGTGAATAAGTAGATGAAAAGGAATATTAAGAACAGACTGACTTGTAATTCCGGGTGATCTGAAAATCCACTAAGCATGAAGACTGTCACTTTTGTGAAATTATTCTCTGTCATtttttatgatgtaatcactgacttAAACTTGAATAAACAGTAAAAAATTAAAGGCACACTAAAGAGAAAAGATCCAACAATCAGTGACTACTTGTCCTCCAGCATTGACAGCAAAATGGATAGGTAGTAAATGCTCAAAGATGATGTTATGAAGttcttattaattttaattacttaACAATTTTTTActtgtgtgcatatctgtgttttACCTGAATGAAAATCCTTGAAAATATTAGAAGGGGTTGTTGGAAATTTGGATGCTGAATTTTCATATTTTGAGGAGCTGCCTGATATGTGTGGTGTTCCacaactctggtcctctgaagaAGCATTAGGTTCACTTAACCTCTAAGCCACATCTCCAGCTTCTGACTTATTTTAAAGAAGATGACAGATTCTATTGGATATTGCAATGAATTCTTATGTAGAATATTTTAATGCTTCAAAATATCAAGACAAAGTGTCCAGAATAATTACAAGATACTTCTGCTAAGTTTCACTATATTCTATCCAACTCTCTTACTGAGACAAAATTTTATTCCTATGAATTTATTTATTGGAATCAATTGTATTGTAGCCTTAGGAAAtataaagcttttaaaaagaaacttgaagaaagaaactataaCTAATTCATTTAATTATAATGTCATATAACAACCTTAAATTAAGTTGTAGACAAAATGACAACATCCAATATAGTCTCAGAATCAGTATATGTCTGttactttttatattggaaaacTATAAACATGTAGCTCAAATTGTATTCACATAAAAATTTCTTCATGTTTCTCTATTTTCTGTCACTTGTACATTTTGTCCATTGATGATTTAAGTCCTGCTGcagattttcatttaaaacataattCCAATACTTTCAACTATGAAGGTAGGGgtcaagaaaatatccaattacagCACACATGAAATCAGAAAATAAGTTCATTGTTCAAAAGTGGTTCCCAAAACTGTGAGGAAAATGctgaaaacaaacatttaaaccAAAGAGTTAGAAAGTGGTCTCATGAAAATGGGAGACCTTACGTTTTCAATGCTTTTACAAACACATAAGAAAAAGTGAAACTACCATGCATATGAAGCAAATCTGTTTTTATATACAACACATCATACCAAAGGTACTTGAATCTTGTATAATCAAGTGATCATTTAATGTGCCTCATGCCCCCAAatattcctatttatttattatagagaaATTGATCAATGACAGTGTATTTACTTGTTTTTCACTGAATATTTTTTGTTAGAAACAATGTTAACAATACACATTTTGTTAACatcaaatttttatctttatatacaaaattatatacaaaattATACTTCATTACGTTAGGCTACATAAAGagaaaatttagttttatattacaataatttaaaaatattcttagtgGCAGAgactgcctttcttttttctcaacAGAAACCTTTCTGGACTCCCTAAGTTACTACCTGAGCCAGGGACTACCATGACAGGAATAGATGATTCATTTCACAAAGTTTAGAGTGAACAACCAAAACATTCTCTAAAATTTACTCTATTAACCCACCTTTAAAAATCTCTACATTCACATTCCATAGCCTCGGTCAAGAGATGAAAGGTGAAAGAAATCAGTCATGCTAGATCTGTAATGATTTACACATCAATTGTTATATAATGGACTGAACTGACAAAGAAGAGTAATACTAACTCCAGTGCTTTCATCTATGGAAAGGTCTCTCTGCCACCACATACTAACAGCTGTGAACACATTATTTAATATcattctatttaaaaatggatACATTGTTCAGAAATAATATGTAAAGCAAGATAACCAAATTAAGTGAGTTTAAACAAACACTGGCTTTGGAAATTCTCAGAAAACAACCAAAGTATCACCTCCAACGCCTCTGTGTACTCTGTGTAGACTTCAAGGTAAGCACATATGTGGTGTCCCTGAAGTTCGCTATCTGATCAAAATTAGAATATATTATCAAAACATGACAGGTGATCCTAGGTTAAAAAGAAGCTCCTTTAATTAAGTCATTTCTCCTGAAGATTACAAGGGCTTGGGATATTACTTAGCTATTTAGTaaaatgtactcacatataaaatgATATTTAATAGAAGCATATTATAAAGGAATGAGAAAAACGAGGTACCCAGCCTCAGTGCGCTggtataaagtttattttgatactaaaataactttaaaatagtttaaaatatctataaaatcaattgtattttaaaatatctataaaataaaattcaagtaCTTTCTATAAAGATCAAATATAGCAAGGATAAAATTTCAAAACCCTAATCTTACAAAAGATATCATTGTtgtaacatattaaaaataattaagatataCAAGTTAATGGTCAGTCATTTTCAGTACAAATGTAATTTTTTCAGGGAAAAGCTGATTTTTGAGCGATTTTATCTGACATCATACAGTATGTTATATGTTGTCAAAATTAAGCCTAAagcaagaaaagcaaaacaaagtttACTTAAGAGATTTTTACTGTAAAGTAGTATCCAAATCAGTTATATAAAAATGACTCTGAAAGGTTGATTAGAATATGCTAAATTTACAACACACTTACATAACAGGAGACTCAGACTTAAGTCATTCCCCTAAATGGAGGACCGATTCACCAAAAAAAGTTGAAGGAAAAGGATACTTGGGAAATAAGACCTGCCAGAAATCTGTTGTTTCTGCCTCCAGCTGCATGGACCTGATCACCTCTGGCTGTGTAGACCTAATCACATCTTTCAGTATAAGTCAACTAGTTCTGGTTCTGGCCTGctcgcccccccccaaaaaatatagTCTTCTAATCTAAAGATGGGTTAATCCTCATGTCTCAGAGTACAGGGGGTAGATTTCTTTGTCCAGTGAACAATCTCAGAGTCTATATCCATACTCTAAAAGTCTCAATCACGGGAGAGGCAAATAGAAATTATTCTGTCCTCAATATCTCCAAAGCTGACATTTAGGATGTTGTCACCAGGAGACCTCTACATTAGCCTGCCTCCCAACTGCTTTGCAACCTGTATGCCAGTTACATTAAAATGACCTTCACACTGTCATTTCTTCTTCTTAGCAAAAATTAATTTCCGAGTCCACAGCATAACTACCCACGTAGCCTGACTGAAGGAGCCTGACAAATACTCTACAATTAAATTCTCAGCTTTGAGAAGTTATTCAGAATATCCAAGTGCTGTGCTTAACAGTTGGCTTTATAGAGATAATAGCCAATTAATAATTCTATAAAGTGATGAACTAAATTTCTTAGGAAACATGCATATTTGTAAAAGGAAAAGGACATCTAGTGTGAAAATCATAGACAAAATTTTATAGATATATCTACAGAAAATTGCCCATGAGTTATGAAAAGATTATGATGCTTACAAGACTTACATAGAAAGTATATTTCTCTTTCTGCAACCTTACATTTACCTCGATAATAATAGCTTTTACCTCCTTTGAAGCTCTAAGTACCATGATTCACTGACACAGTGAATTGGATCCATGATTATCAGTCTTGCTGTTGATGGTGTTACTTAACACAGTTATTTTCCTCTATTGTGTACCATTGTATATATCATGATATTGATAGCTGTTAATTTACCTTACCATGATGAATTAGAAAGAATAGGTAAATTAACTAAGTCAATTATTTTGTGCATATTAGAACTCCTATTTTCCCTCAATCCTGTATCCGTGTTGAAAATGATCCCTTGCCAGCATATTTATAGAGGCTGCACAACAAAGGATTGTCTCCAACAATCTGTGGTATGCAGACACTGAAACACAGACCTCTCCATAATCTTAAAATCACCTAATAAAGAAGTTTTCCAGCTGCCATATTTGATCTCTTGAGGTTTGTCTTTAATTATACTCTAAGGTCTATACCTAAATTGCAAGAAAATGTCTCCAATGAAGACATTATCACTGCATGAAATTGTGGTATTACTGGTCTGTCTGTTGCATTTAAAACCCAGGATTGAGCAACACTGTAATATTTCAATTACTgactttatattttatctttaattatcCTATTTGTATTCACAAATTcataatttttgttaattttaagaTTTTACATAATATAATATGAAATAATGCAAAAATAGAATATCTTggataatataatttttataaaacatgAATTTGGGGTAATGTCTATTGGTATATATTAGTTTTTTGCCAATG
This Rattus norvegicus strain BN/NHsdMcwi chromosome 3, GRCr8, whole genome shotgun sequence DNA region includes the following protein-coding sequences:
- the Or8i2 gene encoding olfactory receptor Olr536 encodes the protein MTENNFTKVTVFMLSGFSDHPELQVSLFLIFLFIYLFTVWGNIGLIMLIRIDSQLHTPMYFFLSNLAFIDIFYSSTVTPKALVDFQSTQKSISFVGCFVQMYFFVGLVCSECFLLGSMAYDRYVAICNPLLYSVIMSQKVCNWLAVIPYMIGFTNSLISICVISSLPLCDPYINHFFCDTTALLALSCVDAFNTELVIFVLAGFTLLSSLLIITFTYLTIISAILKIQSAAGRCKAFSTCASHLTGVTVFYGSLIFTYLQPDNTSSLTQAQVASVFYTIVIPMLNPLIYSLRNKDVKNALLRVIDRKLFL